A region from the Triticum urartu cultivar G1812 chromosome 1, Tu2.1, whole genome shotgun sequence genome encodes:
- the LOC125522224 gene encoding histone-lysine N-methyltransferase, H3 lysine-9 specific SUVH1-like: MDRARNFMPGPNQELLDAKPLRSLAPMFPAPMGVNINQSSTPPLVVVTPVGQFPTGFGAGSLPAVGSLATFSATANAFSPAGTSANVPIDVTPVSAYKTRSSGVTPRNDDGEPYSVSQTSASERQTKRSAGLAAEGSNGVKVKRPKPIYRNHVSGKLLAFLPTSDSTPREAVEAVHMTFEALRRRHLQMDETLDASRRADLKAGAIMLASDIRANVGKRVGTVPGVEIGDIFYFRMELCIIGLHAPSMSGIDYMSANFGNGEDSVAICIVAAGGYENDDDDTDTLVYSGSGGNSRNTEERHDQKLERGNLALERSLHRKNEIRVVRGFRDPATITGKIYIYDGLYKIQESWKERTKFGINCFKYRLQREPGQRDGAAIWKRTQRWIQNASTRGRVIQHDLSSGAETFPVCVVNEIDHEKGPGHFTYTTEVKYPRPLSSMKALQGCGCQSVCLPGDANCACGQHNGGDLPYSSAGVLVCRKPVIYECGEACHCSLNCRNRVCQKGIRYHFEVFRTTNRGWGLRCWDPIRAGAFICEYAGEVIDELQVNLDDSEDDYIFQTMCPGEKTLKWNSGPELIGKESTYVSPDEFQPLPIKISAKQIGNVSRFMNHSCSPNAFWQPVQYDHGDDKHPRIMFFALNHIPPMTELTYDYGVVGAGTSRSKTCLCGSLTCRGLF; the protein is encoded by the coding sequence ATGGACAGGGCTAGGAATTTCATGCCTGGCCCTAATCAGGAGCTTCTGGATGCCAAGCCATTAAGATCTTTAGCTCCAATGTTCCCTGCACCCATGGGAGTCAACATTAACCAGTCAAGCACCCCACCGTTGGTCGTTGTGACTCCGGTTGGCCAGTTTCCTACAGGATTTGGTGCTGGGAGCCTTCCTGCCGTTGGATCACTCGCCACCTTCAGTGCTACTGCGAATGCTTTTTCGCCTGCAGGCACAAGTGCTAATGTGCCCATTGATGTTACCCCTGTCTCAGCATACAAGACGAGATCATCTGGGGTTACACCACGTAATGATGACGGCGAACCTTATTCGGTTAGTCAGACTTCGGCATCTGAACGTCAGACTAAGAGGTCAGCTGGTTTGGCTGCTGAGGGTTCAAATGGAGTTAAGGTCAAGCGCCCTAAGCCTATCTACAGGAATCATGTTTCTGGCAAGCTGCTTGCTTTTCTGCCCACTTCAGATAGTACTCCCAGGGAGGCTGTGGAAGCAGTTCATATGACCTTTGAGGCACTCAGGCGTAGACATCTTCAGATGGATGAAACGCTAGATGCTAGCAGACGTGCAGACCTGAAAGCTGGCGCTATCATGCTGGCCAGTGATATCAGGGCCAATGTGGGAAAGAGGGTAGGGACTGTTCCTGGTGTTGAAATAGGCGATATTTTCTATTTCAGGATGGAGCTATGCATCATCGGGTTGCACGCGCCTAGCATGAGTGGCATTGATTACATGAGTGCTAACTTTGGAAATGGCGAGGATTCTGTAGCAATATGTATTGTCGCGGCAGGTGGTTATGAGAATGATGATGATGACACAGACACGCTGGTGTACAGTGGTTCAGGGGGTAACAGTAGGAATACCGAGGAGAGGCATGACCAGAAGCTTGAGAGGGGCAACCTTGCTCTCGAGAGGAGTTTGCACAGGAAGAATGAGATAAGGGTCGTGCGGGGATTCAGAGATCCAGCTACGATAACTGGCAAAATCTACATATACGATGGCCTCTATAAAATCCAAGAGTCCTGGAAGGAGAGAACAAAGTTTGGCATCAACTGCTTCAAGTACAGGCTGCAGCGTGAACCTGGACAGCGTGATGGAGCTGCGATATGGAAGAGGACGCAGCGATGGATACAAAATGCATCAACAAGAGGCAGGGTTATACAACATGACCTATCATCTGGGGCTGAAACGTTCCCAGTTTGTGTCGTCAATGAGATAGACCATGAGAAAGGACCTGGGCATTTTACCTATACTACTGAGGTCAAATACCCGAGACCCCTCAGCTCCATGAAAGCCTTGCAGGGTTGCGGTTGCCAGAGTGTTTGCCTACCCGGTGATGCAAACTGTGCTTGTGGGCAACATAATGGAGGTGATCTACCGTACAGCTCAGCAGGAGTGTTGGTGTGCCGCAAGCCAGTAATATATGAATGTGGTGAAGCTTGCCATTGCAGCCTGAATTGTCGGAACAGAGTGTGCCAAAAGGGGATCAGGTACCACTTTGAGGTCTTCAGGACCACAAATCGAGGCTGGGGTCTTCGCTGTTGGGATCCTATTCGTGCTGGTGCATTTATTTGCGAGTATGCTGGGGAGGTTATTGATGAGCTTCAAGTTAATTTGGATGATAGTGAAGATGATTACATTTTTCAGACCATGTGTCCTGGTGAGAAGACGCTAAAATGGAACTCTGGGCCTGAATTGATAGGCAAGGAAAGCACATATGTATCACCTGATGAATTTCAGCCGCTGCCCATCAAGATAAGTGCAAAACAGATTGGAAATGTCTCGCGTTTCATGAACCACAGTTGCTCCCCAAATGCCTTCTGGCAACCAGTGCAATACGACCATGGAGATGACAAGCACCCACGTATAATGTTCTTTGCACTTAATCACATCCCTCCCATGACGGAGTTAACTTATGACTATGGTGTGGTTGGAGCCGGGACCAGTCGGAGCAAGACCTGCCTGTGTGGATCATTAACCTGTCGCGGGTTATTTTGA